A genomic segment from Zygotorulaspora mrakii chromosome 1, complete sequence encodes:
- the SYT1 gene encoding Arf family guanine nucleotide exchange factor SYT1 (similar to Saccharomyces cerevisiae SYT1 (YPR095C); ancestral locus Anc_3.407), which yields MNQSLATLIRIKLFQGNSGSAQGSDTPNTDKEKQSDKKPRNWLKAKRSGHKEVSRSSSDSDLLNASTNGSQDLVDDNTAEDPIKSSHEDAEEQEQRKEIPEGNGVETMAKGKACSDACLEQTTSDNSVRKQNSPSALSADGSRSPRKQGKLRTFREKMSIPDLHFRSTSANLRLDRQSYERSKKSESVPPNGQVKSARVYSILPSSMSPKRLSAEYSYKSPAQLPKYSFENASNDTSMLSRTSSNTSLLSSTRFSPRKTNIVNGSSTSSSVRFIEPVVNMSNGNLSNGTKTKGKFNSVSNGHTYQHSKTNSVEVKNATGKSLLLGRRRSRTVDVSDYTRTSSSQWQQSASTNSDFISSITIHLKKSRSNSLLTKSPLATPLDKASYQNPDEKGSVNSVRLSESTTSSTMPGASMTQPTIPSMSRRSSSLVNALNSFVNLRSSSASSVKGSSSKAVTPKFDLKLEDFPSPPEPEIDETHANFLRRLTPYGKFIAVILCQKSNAFKDECLRFYLSNFFDFSGEPLDISLRKILMFLELPQETQQIDKLLTEFAHCYYQTHLKDEEYCPWKDENQVYFIVFSLLMLHTDYFNLNNRSKMTKNEFIQLVHEDQLSGGCDIPKDILLYYYDNIISKESPKFDFSCYQELLSSEEADEQNSLTTEKSSADFYSPVAIIKATSSNVCHDCTPSSFAITGRTSSNSFSSYFPQIPASTSSSNTSLVQDDIDIYAQILDDSLKGLNMSSEVERLWNGVSLTNRLIADDNKYEKYFTILNETKGGYLKIHKNQIGKIALSNFETLNKTDNDYALLKIVHMGEIQKLTVNKKFSIVGSVNKILWKKEYAILTPCCLLLFENADWVDPSLVRDENSGTSNYIIDYKANGSILFTPPLACNGLLAISKISEAAKANTEKLDIDVDPCANLDVLPRDQESKVNNTDDYILHLYASQKKFIWKCSSVYERDNWIDSINLVAAYDGCYYNPKSLENVIISHRKHDAKLKLEKLANTRAEKSERLLAFQHSLPLYKQAIPISYKTKNDLASQIRQLAVKLEWLVHEIERSQLYYEIIQQVVSQFGPFVNQNLKDQGKESESDLKSIKGSFIFNDELLNASLNQDRS from the coding sequence atgaatCAGTCGCTAGCTACACTAATAAGAATCAAGTTATTTCAGGGAAATAGTGGTAGTGCACAAGGTTCAGATACTCCAAATACCGATAAAGAAAAGCAAAGTGATAAAAAACCAAGAAATTGGCTGAAAGCTAAGCGGTCCGGTCATAAAGAGGTTTCGCGTTCGAGTTCAGACTCTGATCTTTTGAATGCTTCAACTAATGGCTCTCAGGATTTGGTAGATGACAACACAGCTGAAGATCCCATCAAATCTTCGCATGAAGATGCGGAAGAACAAGAGCAACGCAAAGAAATACCAGAAGGCAATGGCGTTGAAACCATGGCAAAAGGGAAAGCTTGCTCCGATGCTTGTCTGGAGCAGACAACATCTGACAATTCCGttagaaaacaaaatagtCCTTCTGCACTATCTGCAGACGGTAGCAGAAGCCCAAGGAAACAAGGAAAACTGCGAACCTTTAGGGAAAAAATGAGTATTCCAGATTTACATTTTCGATCAACATCAGCTAACCTTCGTCTAGATCGCCAAAGCTATGAGaggtcaaaaaaatcagagaGCGTGCCACCTAATGGCCAAGTAAAAAGTGCCAGGGTGTACAGCATTCTACCATCTTCGATGAGTCCCAAAAGATTAAGTGCTGAGTACTCCTATAAAAGCCCAGCACAACTTCCCAAATATAGCTTTGAGAATGCATCCAATGACACTAGCATGCTGTCTAGAACATCCTCTAATACCTCCTTACTTTCCTCGACGAGGTTTTCGCCGAGAAAAACAAACATAGTAAATGGCTCTTCTACAAGCTCATCGGTTCGTTTCATTGAACCTGTAGTAAATATGTCAAATGGCAACCTTTCAAATGgaacaaaaacaaagggAAAATTTAATAGTGTCAGCAATGGTCATACATACCAGCATTCAAAGACCAATTCTGTAGAGGTTAAAAATGCTACGGGAAAGAGTCTTCTCCTCGGGAGAAGGAGAAGTCGGACTGTAGATGTCTCAGATTACACCAGAACTTCGAGCTCTCAGTGGCAGCAATCCGCATCAACGAATAGTGACTTTATTTCATCGATTACTATACATCTCAAGAAGTCAAGAAGCAATTCATTACTTACAAAGTCGCCTTTGGCAACGCCACTAGATAAAGCAAGTTATCAAAATCCTGACGAAAAAGGAAGTGTGAATTCAGTGCGACTGTCAGAAAGTACTACATCTTCAACTATGCCAGGTGCATCCATGACACAACCGACAATTCCATCTATGTCAAGGAGAAGTAGTTCGTTGGTGAATGCCTTGAACAGTTTTGTCAATTTGAGATCCTCAAGCGCCTCGTCCGTAAAAGGTAGCAGCAGTAAAGCTGTCACACCGAAATTTGATCTTAAATTGGAAGACTTTCCTTCACCCCCAGAGCCCGAGATCGATGAAACGCACGCCAACTTTTTACGGCGCCTGACTCCCTATGGTAAGTTTATTGCAGTTATACTTTGCCAAAAAAGCAATGCCTTCAAGGATGAATGTCTGAGGTTTTACCTTTCAaacttctttgatttctctgGAGAGCCACTAGATATCTCTTTgagaaagattttgatgTTTCTAGAACTTCCTCAAGAAACCCAACAAATAGATAAATTGCTCACAGAATTTGCGCATTGCTATTATCAGACGCACTTAAAAGATGAGGAATACTGCCCTtggaaagatgaaaatcaGGTGTactttattgttttttcgCTACTAATGTTACACACTGATTATTTCAACCTAAATAATCGGTCTAAGATgaccaaaaatgaatttatcCAGCTTGTTCACGAGGATCAACTATCTGGAGGTTGTGACATACCAAAAGATATATTGTTGTATTATTATGACAACATCATCTCAAAGGAATctccaaaatttgatttttccTGTTACCAGGAGTTATTGTCTTCAGAAGAAGCCgatgaacaaaatagtCTCACAACGGAGAAATCATCAGCAGATTTTTATTCTCCAGTGGCTATTATCAAAGCAACAAGTTCAAATGTATGCCATGATTGTACCCCTTCATCTTTTGCTATTACTGGACGAACGTCCTCTAATTCCTTCTCCTCCTACTTTCCACAAATTCCTGCGTCAACTTCTAGCAGCAATACTTCCTTGGTTCAAGATGATATTGACATCTATGCTCAAATATTGGACGATTCCTTAAAAGGCTTGAATATGTCGTCAGAAGTCGAGCGTCTCTGGAATGGCGTCTCTCTTACTAATAGATTGATTGCTGATGACAATAAATATGAGAAATATTTCACCATTCTCAATGAAACAAAAGGAGGTTATCTGAAAATTCataaaaatcaaattggaaaaattgcactttcaaatttcgaGACGCTGAATAAAACTGATAATGATTATGCGCTACTGAAGATTGTTCATATGGGGgagattcaaaaattaaCAGTGAATAAGAAATTCTCTATAGTTGGATCAGTAAACAAGATATTAtggaaaaaagaatatgcAATATTAACTCCATGCTGCCTTCTGCTGTTTGAGAATGCTGACTGGGTGGATCCTTCTCTAGTGAGAGATGAGAATTCAGGGACATCCAACTATATCATTGATTATAAAGCGAATGGCTCCATTCTATTCACTCCCCCATTAGCATGTAACGGACTCCTTGCTATTAGTAAGATAAGTGAAGCGGCCAAAGCAAACACAGAGAAACTTGATATTGATGTTGATCCTTGTGCAAATTTGGACGTCTTACCGCGCGATCAAGAATCAAAGGTCAACAACACTGATGATTATATTTTGCATCTATATGCGtcacaaaagaaatttattTGGAAATGTAGCAGCGTATACGAAAGGGATAATTGGATCGACTCGATAAACTTGGTGGCTGCATATGATGGATGTTATTACAACCCCAAAAGTCTCGAGAATGTTATCATATCTCACAGAAAGCATGATGCTAAATTGaaacttgaaaaactgGCTAATACTAGAGCTGAAAAGAGTGAAAGGCTTTTAGCGTTTCAACATAGCTTACCGCTCTATAAACAAGCAATCCCTATAAGCTACAAGACTAAAAATGACTTGGCTTCTCAAATAAGACAGCTGGCTGTTAAATTAGAGTGGTTGGTTCATGAAATCGAAAGAAGTCAACTGTATTATGAGATAATTCAGCAAGTAGTGTCACAGTTTGGTCCCTTTGTCAATCAAAATCTCAAAGATCAGGGTAAAGAGTCAGAAAGCGATCTCAAATCGATCAAAGGAagttttattttcaatgatgaaCTCTTGAATGCTTCTCTCAATCAAGATCGGTCCTGA
- the RDS3 gene encoding U2 snRNP complex subunit RDS3 (similar to Saccharomyces cerevisiae RDS3 (YPR094W); ancestral locus Anc_3.406), with protein MSRHQLDLVMCMKQPGVHIGLLCEKCDGKCPICDSYVRPKRKVRICDQCSFGKTGTSCIICGLPGVTEAYYCWECCRLEKDRDGCPRIINVGSNRTDKHFEKKVTVNKER; from the coding sequence ATGTCTCGTCACCAGTTAGACCTCGTCATGTGCATGAAGCAGCCTGGTGTTCACATCGGTCTGTTATGTGAAAAGTGCGATGGCAAATGCCCGATATGCGACTCGTATGTCAGGCCAAAGCGAAAAGTAAGAATTTGTGATCAATGCTCGTTCGGTAAGACTGGCACTAGCTGCATCATATGTGGTTTACCAGGCGTGACGGAAGCATACTACTGCTGGGAGTGTTGTCGATTGGAAAAGGATCGTGACGGATGCCCTCGAATAATAAACGTAGGAAGCAATAGGACGGATAAGCATTTCGAGAAAAAGGTCACTGTCAATAAAGAGCGATGA
- the ASR1 gene encoding ubiquitin-protein ligase ASR1 (similar to Saccharomyces cerevisiae ASR1 (YPR093C); ancestral locus Anc_3.405) has protein sequence MTSLIRSDRPKELRLCRNTQAKKADLVDGMLDATMVDELAVCPICLDEITDSIATLKPCNHQFHKDCIRKWHTYADDLKCPICRIESKHLEMGYKLGGYHKNIKINLEKGFNIKITIEQAEDHSLPELIEQFGSIHLNNQSSLIRDARCVFCDICGQECSGRDDQYCEQCDSHYHEECLRSLACEVGDRESWQQCIGCRNLVIKGNTRTDAHPHLFDQRIVREQALEYPGNSAARMVSASEEELSRLLNVKTMIQTHVRGVLNEYYQSGVDGIKINKRHFTEVNKTVSRRLYRLSKYRYQEDLINYDTEAKRQVHIELCRLGYVYI, from the coding sequence ATGACTTCATTGATCAGAAGTGATCGCCCGAAAGAATTGAGGTTATGTCGCAATACGCAGGCCAAAAAAGCAGATCTAGTCGATGGAATGTTGGATGCAACTATGGTGGATGAACTAGCTGTCTGTCCAATATGTTTGGACGAGATCACTGATTCCATTGCGACTCTGAAGCCATGTAACCATCAATTTCACAAGGATTGTATAAGGAAATGGCACACATATGCTGATGATCTGAAATGCCCTATATGTAGAATAGAGTCAAAACACTTGGAAATGGGGTACAAGCTTGGTGGCTACCataaaaatattaaaattAACTTAGAAAAGGGATTCAACATTAAGATCACCATTGAACAGGCTGAGGACCACTCACTTCCCGAACTTATAGAACAATTTGGTTCAATACATTTGAATAATCAATCCAGCTTGATTAGAGATGCAAGGTGTGTTTTTTGCGATATCTGTGGGCAGGAATGCTCAGGAAGGGATGATCAGTATTGCGAGCAATGTGATTCGCACTATCATGAAGAATGTCTCAGATCATTGGCATGTGAGGTCGGCGATAGAGAAAGCTGGCAACAGTGCATCGGGTGTAGAAATTTGGTGATCAAGGGAAATACAAGGACAGATGCACATCCCCATCTCTTTGATCAACGAATAGTGCGAGAGCAGGCTTTGGAGTATCCAGGGAATAGTGCAGCTAGAATGGTCAGTGCcagtgaagaagaattaaGTAGGCTTCTAAATGTCAAAACAATGATTCAAACACATGTTCGGGGCGTTTTGAATGAATATTATCAATCTGGGGTTGACGGTATAAAGATCAATAAACGACATTTCACTGAAGTGAACAAAACGGTTTCTAGGAGATTATACAGACTTTCTAAATATAGGTATCAGGAAGATCTAATCAACTATGATACTGAAGCCAAGAGACAGGTTCATATAGAATTATGTAGGTTGGGCTATGTTTATATTTAA
- the TWF1 gene encoding twinfilin TWF1 (similar to Saccharomyces cerevisiae TWF1 (YGR080W); ancestral locus Anc_3.404), with translation MSSQSGILATKELLDTLNDSEDSSGLAIFTAKISADSTVVERDGSFNSVEQLQKNLNSDPLYIFVKNPSDNLYVFASYVPDGSPVRAKMLYASTKNTLIRQVGSNSIGKQLLFTEAQEVRDILDDSRPSQNAVLTESEKVNIQIAQQQQKMKLAQHFPNGKKLVSQTNGAPSQLSFEVDSKGFSISSILNKYNAVSFTIDLSNEQIHIASKENVDSPYALRITAENPSYTIFKNGSLHYFIYSCPSGSKVKDRMVYASNRAGFVNYLTNEEKLAFAKIIEIGEPSELEVSLISSSSEEEQKRQTALEKSESKPKFNRPSGPGRRSKPTL, from the coding sequence ATGTCCTCTCAATCTGGTATATTGGCCACCAAAGAGCTGCTGGACACATTAAATGATTCGGAAGACTCTAGTGGATTAGCTATCTTTACGGCTAAGATCTCCGCCGATTCGACCGTGGTAGAAAGAGATGGATCATTTAACTCAGTGGaacaattgcaaaaaaatttgaattctgATCCACTCTATATCTTTGTGAAAAATCCATCAGATAATCTTTATGTTTTCGCATCTTATGTTCCTGATGGCTCCCCTGTGAGAGCGAAAATGCTGTATGCATCCACCAAAAATACCTTGATAAGACAAGTCGGTTCCAACTCAATTGGTAAACAACTACTTTTTACGGAAGCACAAGAGGTCCGTGATATCTTAGATGATAGTAGACCAAGTCAAAATGCTGTGCTTACCGAGTCGGAGAAGGTCAATATACAGATAGCtcaacaacagcaaaagATGAAACTGGCACAGCATTTCCCAAATGGTAAAAAGCTTGTTTCTCAAACCAACGGAGCTCCAAGCCAACTTTCGTTTGAGGTAGACTCAAAAGGATTCTCTATTTCGAGTATATTGAATAAATATAATGCTGTGTCCTTCACAATTGACCTTTCCAACGAGCAGATTCACATTGCATCTAAAGAGAACGTTGACTCACCGTATGCGCTGAGAATTACTGCGGAAAATCCAAGTTAtacaatattcaaaaatggtTCCCTGCACTATTTCATTTACAGTTGCCCTTCTGGAAGCAAAGTCAAGGATAGAATGGTGTATGCGTCAAATAGAGCGGGCTTTGTCAACTACTTAACGAATGAAGAGAAATTagcttttgcaaaaattatAGAAATTGGCGAACCATCTGAATTGGAAGTATCATTGATTTCAAGCTCTAGTGAGGAAGAGCAAAAGCGTCAGACAGCTCTGGAAAAGTCTGAAAGCAAACCAAAATTCAATAGACCCAGTGGGCCTGGCAGGAGATCAAAACCAACCTTATAA